The Chlorogloeopsis sp. ULAP01 sequence TGGGCAGCGCAGGTAATTGCAGGCGAGCAACGGATGGGGATTCCAATTGGGTAAGACTTGTTGGGTTAAAAATAGGCATTCTGAATTTAAGCTCCTTTCCTGTGCAACGCAGGAAATAGAGTGAGCAAGTAACAGAATCGGCGTTCTGGCTTACAATTTGTCATTAGTCATTAGCTTTTGATCAAGGACAAATGACAAAGGACGAAGGACAAAATTGCTTACAGCTGCGGCACAGCCTCGGACTTACACCGATGTTTCCCTCTTCTGTTACGGTTCACGGTTGCCTTGTTATCTTAGCTGAATCTCGTCCAGTTCCAAAATGCAGGGGGAGGGGGTAGAATTTTTTACAATCATCTTTTGTAAAACATACTCATATCGACTATGAATATTTATAAAATCTGATGATACTTTCTAGTTGAGTCTTACACAATTGAAGTAGGCAACACGATGGAGAAGGTAATTGATCTAATGTTGCCAGCTATGGCAGATGTTTTTCTATGTAACCTGCGGTTTACCCAAATTGTTACTCTGCGGTTACGGAGATGATCTTTACTGCCTAGTGATTTCGTTTAAAAATCGACTGTGAAACAATAGGGAGGTTCACCATGGCTAAAGTTGCACAGCAAATGGTGGAGCAATCCGGAATTGATGTGAAGGAACTGGTGGAAAAGCTTGTCCGGGCAGCAGCAGCAGAATTTACAACATACTACTATTACACGATTTTGCGAGCCAATGCTATCGGCATTGAAGGTGAGGGATTAAAAGAAATTATTGAGGATGCTCGATTGGAGGATCGCAACCATTTCGAGGCTCTGGTTCCGCGTATTTATGAATTAGGTGGCGAACTACCACGAGACATTCGCGACTTTTCCAATGTGGCTGCTTGTCCTGATGCTTACCTGCCAGAACGCGATCGCGGTAATGGTAATGAAAGTACATCAGCACGAGTTGGCTTTACCAGTGGTGGAACTGAGGAGGCAAAGCAAGCAATCTCTGAGGTTAAGCAGGGAGTGGAACAAGGTAATATTAGGCCGATGTTGCAGGTATTGGTAGAAGCCGAGCGCTGTGCAATCAGGGTTTATACTGATATTTGCAATATGACTTTCGGTAAAGATCATCGTACCTACGAGCTGTCTCTAGCGATCTTGAATGAAGAAATAGAGCATGAAGCTTGGTTTAGCGAGTTTCTCGGTGAGGGGCCATCAGGACACTTCCGTCGAGGCGCACCAGGTGAATCACCTTATACCTCTCGGTTCTTGGTTGTGCCTAATGGTCATAATGGCAAATAAGTAAGTTATACAGCGAACAGGTGACAGGTGACAGGGAACAGGGACAAACACGAGGACAAGAGGACAAGGGGCAAGAACGTGATTCACAATTCCCCGTGTCCTTTTCTTCCCGATCACCAATCCCCAATCCCTAGTCTCCTGTTTTCCTCTCAGAAAGAAACTTTATATACGGGAGCGCTCAGGTTGGAGTCAGAGACAGTGTCTTATGTAACATTGGCAAGGGTAGAAGAGATTTCGCCAGGGCAAACACGGATGGTACAGGTAGGATCTTGTCTGATTTTGCTTGTAAATGATTTAGGTGAATTCTACGCCTTACAGGGTTTGTGCGGACACCAAAATTTACCACTAACAGGAAGTAAGGTTTGGCAAGGAGTACTGGATTGCCCTTGGCATCATTTTCAGTATGACCTCCGCACGGGAGAGAATCTCTACCCCAAACGCATCTACCCGCTCAATGCTCTCCCTAAACTAAGAGAGCAAATCTCCTCCCTGCGTACCTATCCTGTACAAATAGTTGATGGAAAAGTGCAAGTGAGGGTGCCGGAAAGCTGTGAGCTAGGCTAAAAAATAGCCGATGAGTTGTCAGGTAATTTCAAATTTGAGGTGGAAGCCTGGGCAGATCAGAGGTAGCGTTGAGAGGCAAATCATATGGATGCCCAAGATCTTCTGAGGCGCTATGCTGTTGGAGAAAGGGATTTTCACACAGCAGATTTGCGTGGAGCACAGCTGCGGGAAGTAGATCTGAGTGGAGTAGTTCTGAAAAAGGCTATCTTGTGTGAAGTAGATCTAAGTGGAGCAAACTTAGTCGGGGCAGATCTAAATGGGGTAGTTTTACAGCAAGCTAACCTCAATGGAACACGTTTAAATGAGTCTCACTTGGTTGGGGCAGACTTATATAAAGCAAATCTCACTAATGCAGATCTAAACGGAGTTATTTTGTGGAGGGCAGCGTTAGAGCAAGCCATCTTGTCTGAGGCTAATCTGAGTAGGGCAAATTTGGATGATGCGAATCTGATTGGGGCTAACTTGAGTAAAGCAAACTTAAGGGGAGCAAAGTTAAGTAAAGCAAACCTAAGCCAGACAAATCTAACCGAGGCAAATCTTTGTCGAGCAACTCTGATTGAGACGAAATTGATTGTGGCTGATTTGCGTGGAGCAAATTTAGAGTTGGCAAATCTAACTAAAGCAAACCTCATAGAGGCAGACTTAAGTCGAGTTAACTTAGAGGGTGCTAACTTGAGTGGAGCAAACCTTAGTCGGGTGAACCTAAGTGGAGCAAATTTAACTGGAGCAAATTTGCACAGAGCAAACTTAATTGAAGCAAAATTGATTTTGACTGGGTTACGTGGAGCAAACTTGGAACGAGCAGAGCTGACTAAGGCAAACTTAACTGAGGCAGATCTGAGTTGGGCGCGTTTGAATGGCGTCAACTTGAGTGGGGCATACTTGCGTAGAGCAATTCTTACAGATGTAGATTTGAATTCAGCGATTCTGCGTGGTGCTGACTTAGCTGAGGCAAAACTGGATCAAGTTGAGATGAATAACTTAGATCTAAGTTGGGTAACAATGCCTAATGGAGCAGTTTACTTTTGAGTTAAATTTTATTGTGTAATCGATAATAAATACTTTTGTCCAATTGAACCCGCTCAAATGACTCATCAAGATTAATGGTTGTTTCACCACTACCGAGAAACAAGTAGCCATCAGGTCTTAATTGCTGCTTTACTTGTTTCAGTAAATGTTTTTTGGTCGCTAGATCAAAATAAATTAGAGCATTACGTAAAAAGATAACATCGATATTAGGTAAAGATGGCCAAGGTTGGACAAGATTAATCTGATGAAATTCAACTATCTGGCGGATCTCGTCCTTAATTTGCCATTCACATTCTTGTTTCTCAAAATAGCGATCGCGCAAAGATTTAGGTAGCCCGCGCTGAATTTCAAGTTGGTTGTAAATTCCCTGACGCGCACGCGCTAATACTTTGTTAGAAAAGTCACTGGCAATCAGCCGTACAGACCAACTAGCAAGCATGGGAAAATGTTCGCGAATCAACATGGCGATACTGTAAGGTTCTTGTCCATTGGAGCAAGCAGCACACCATATATTTAGCGATCGCTCTATTGCTCGTGTTTTAACTAGCTCTGGTAACACAAATCGTCTCAGTGCTTCAAAGGGGTAAATATCACGGAAGAATGATGTTTCATTAGTAACTAGTGCCTCAATCACCTGAATGTGAAGACTACTAAAAGGCTGAGTTCGCAGGTAAGCAATCAAATCAGTAATAGAAGCAAATCCTGTCGATTCTGCAATTGGCTGTAAATGTAGCTCTGCCAAATAAGTTTTATCGGCATACAATACAACGGCTGAATGATCTTGAACTAATTGACGAAGATAGTTAAAATCAGGAATGCTCACACCTGTAGCCTGCTTCATTACAGACCTTAAATAGAAACTCGGTTAGAAAAGATTCGACGTATAATTTCACCTGCCATTTGTTCAAGTCCAACAACTTGATCGGCAAGTCCGGCATTAACTACAAAACCAGGCATTCCCCATACCACACTACTAGCTTCGTCTTGGGCAAGCACCTGTCCACCTGCCTCGCGGATGCATTGGCTGCCATGCAATCCATCTTGTCCCATTCCGGTGAGTATGACTGCGATCGCACCAGCACCATACACTTTTGCAACTGATCGCAACAGAACATCTACGGAAGGACGACAGGAATTTTCCGGAGGTTCTTGGTGCGTGGCAAGTCGAACTGTCGTTCCGTCTTGTTGCACAACCATGTGAAAATTCCCCGGTGCAATCCAGGCGTGTCCAGGTTTTATCGCTACTCCGGAAACCGCTTCATCCACTGGAATTTGGCATTTAGCAGATAATCGTTCAGCTAATAATTTGGTAAACATTACGGGCATATGCTGCACAATTAGGATTGGAACCGGTAAATCGACGGGCAGTTCAGGAAGAATTGTCGCAAGGGCATTAGGCCCCCCGGTAGAAACCCCTATAGCAACAATATCTACTTGCTTTCTCCTGGTAGGTACGGGAGGAAAAACTTGATCGGTAATCGTGGTTGGCTTTGGAAACGCAGTAGTTTTCGCAGCAAATACCTTGATTTTTGGGATCAAGTCTTCGCGGATATATTGGTTTGTGGCTTCTGTACTTCCTAGATTATTCGGTTTTGTTGCATAATCTGAAGCACCCAAAGATAGAGCTTCGAGTGTGGCGATCGCCCCGGTGCGTGTCGAAGTACTAAACATAATCACAGGCAAGTGTGGATAAATTTTTCGGAGCGCGGCAAGGGTTTCTAAACCGTTCATTTGCGGCATCTCGACATCTAAGAGGACAACATCGGGATTGAGATGAGGAATCTTGGCAAGGGCAATAGAACCGTTGGCAGCAACTCCTACCACCTCTAATTCTGGATCGCCAGACAGAATTTTACTGACTCGACTGCGAACCACCACCGCATCATCTACAACAAGTACCCGGATTTTTGGCATATTTATAAAAAATCAATCTCACCTAAAAATAGGGAATGGGAAACAGACTTTATTTATGCATAGTGATGAAATTTTTCATCCAGACTGCCATCTGCCTCCTACCTTCTTTTTAATATTTAAATTTATTAACAGCTTTTTGCAAATCCGCTGCCATCCGCGCTAACTCTGTGGCTGCCTGGGATGTATTACTAGCTCCAGTTGTTGTACTTTGAGCATTCAGCGCCACAAACCCGATATTTTTGGCAATATCTGAGGTTCCTTTAGCTGCTTCAGCGATATTTCGAGCGATTTCATTTGTAGTTGCTGTTTGTTCTTCAATAGCGCTAGCGATCGTACTTTGCAAGTCGTTAATTTGGTTGATAATGTCAGTAATTTGAGTAATGGCTTGAATGGCACTTTTTGTATCAGTCTGAATCGCTTCTATTCGTTGGCTAATATCTTCGGTTGCATTTGCTGTTTGTTTGGCTAATTCCTTCACCTCGTTGGCGACTACGGCAAATCCCCTACCTGCATCTCCTGCTCTTGCTGCCTCAATTGTGGCATTGAGTGCGAGTAAATTTGTTTGCCCTGCGATCGAGGTAATAACTTTAATCACTTTGCCAATTTCAACACTACTTTGACCTAGTTTGTCAATCGTTTCGTTGGTGCGATCGGCGGTTTTAACTGCCTCAGTCGCGACTTTTGCACCTTGGGCGACTGTTTTCGCAATTTCTCGAATGCTGGCATTCATCTCTTCCACCGCAGTGACAACTGTACTAGTATTCTGATTCACCTGCTCCGCTGAGGCAGATGCGGAGGTTGCCTGTGCTGCTGTTTGTTTGGCATTGTCTGTCATTTCTTTGCTGACTGCGGTTAGTTCTTCTGAAGAAGACGCAACAGCCGTCGCCACCTCTGCCATTTGTCTAATGGAAGATTTCAGATTATTAATCATCTGATTAGCATTATTTGTGAGTTGCTTAAACTCTCCAGCATTACCTGCCTCGATGTGCTTGGACAAATTTCCCTGAGCAACGGCAAGGGTGACTTCATTTATACTTTGGATCTGCTTAGAGAGTTGTGAAGACATCCGGTTTAAGTTGTCGAGTAATTCTTTCCAAGAACCTCCAATTCCTTTGACAACTGCTTGAGAACCAAGCTTTCCTTCCGCACCAACCTTGGCAGCAAAGCGATTAACTTCGTTAGCAAAGCTTTGATTCAAACTCACCCATTCATTAAAAACTGTAGCAATTTCACCCAATCCATTGTTCTCGACTGGTAAACGAACAGTAAAATCACCATTTCTTGCTGCTTTCATTGCTGCTAGTAAAGGTTGCAGTTGCACTGGCGTAGCACTATCATTCGTTTCTAATGGATCTGCATTATTTTCCGACGAAGATTTAGAGTTAGTTGTTTTCCCAGTTCGAGATGTAGCCATTGCAAAGCGCTCCTAAGTTATCAGTTAGCAGTTATCAGTTGATAATTATTGTTCTCTATTCACTGATTTAAAATTAACGTCTAAAATTTTTTCAGTGTCTAGAACTAGCACAAACCCCTCTTTAAGTGGGTAAGCTCCAGCTAGCATTTGACGCATTCTACCTTTTAACGTTGCGGGTGGTAGTTGAAAGGTGTTCTCTGGAAACTCTAAGACATCTCCAACATCATCGACGAGTAAACTGACTATTTCATCGTTAGAACATACAACGATATTAAATCCCTGTGCTTCATTTATTGCTGAGTTGCCCATCTCTAAACGCTGCTGTAAATCGATGACAGTTAAAATTTGTCCACGCAAGTTAATTAATCCACAAATATCTGATGGTGCCAAAGGTACACGAGTCATCTTTTGGGGATGAATCACTTCTTGAACGTGTTGTACATCGATGCCAAAGTAAAATCCACCCAGAAAAAAAGTGCAAAATTGTCGTTTAGCCATGAGCAGCCACTTGCAGCAAATAAGGGTTGGCAATCCGAATCACGGTTTCAATGTCAAGAATTTCTGTAATTTGATCTTGAATCACAGCACAGAAAAGTACGCCTGCTCTAGATGGAGTTCCTTTAATTGTTATTGACTCTTCCACAATGTCGAGAATGCGATCAACCACTAGCCCCACAATTAATTCTGAGTGGAGAGAGACAATCACTATCTGTAGAGTTGGTGCGATCGCTCCAAAATTATCATCATTGGGATGCTGCTGATCAGAAAATACTCTGTGCAAATCGATAAGCGGCAAAATCTTACCGTAAGATTGCATCACATACCCATCACCCACTCGCTCTACAGCAGAATCAGGAATTTCTTCGAGTCGTAAGGCGATCGCTGCTGGAATGCCCATACGTGCGCCTTGTGGCCCCTGAAATAGTAAAATCATTTGGCGATCGCTTGTTTGGGCTTGGATATTCGCGGCTGTAGCTGCTGATAGTTGCTTTTGTTTTACAGTGATACTAGCGTGGTTTGCCAAACCGACAATATCAATAATTAATGCCACCGCGCCATCGCCGAGAATTGTAGCTCCTGCAAATACAGATAGCGCCTTCAACTGTGTGCCAAGAGGTTTAACGACAATGTCTTGGATGTCTTCAATCGTCTCAACAACTAGCCCAAATTGACAATTATCAGCTTGAACTATTACAAGATGAAGGGTTTGGGAGTTGGTGACATTGTTTTGGATCTGTAACTGTTGATTGAGGTAAACTAATGGCACAACTTTGCCCCGCAACCGATACACGGGTACGTCGTAAAGCATCTCAATAGTGTTGAGTGCTTGTGCTTCGAGACGCACAAGCTCTTGCAAACTCGTTTGGGGAATGGCATAGCGATCGCCTCCACTAGTGACAATTAATGCCGGAATAATTGTCAATGTGAGCGGAATCCTAATTTTAAAGGTTGTTCCTTGTCCTTGCTGGCTGTAAATTTCAATACTGCCGTTAATTTTCTCAAGATTGCCCTTGACAATATCCATCCCTACTCCCCGCCCTGAAAGGTTAGTAACCTGTTTAGCAGTAGAGAAGCCAGGTAAAAAAATTAAGTTCATCGCTGCCAATTCGCTCATTGCCGCCGCCTGCCCAGCACTCACTAAGCCAAGTTCCTGCGCTTGCCCTTTGAGCCGAGCTGGATCTAAACCGCGCCCATCATCGCTGATTTCAATATTGACTTTGCCGCTTTCATGAAAGGCTTTGAGCAATAGCCTGCCTGAGGTTGATTTACCACAAGCTGTCCGCTCGGCTGGTAATTCAATGCCATGATCGATACAGTTGCGGATTAAATGAGTTAAGGGATCTTTAATAGCTTCAATAATACTTTTATCTAGTTCAGTATCTTCCCCCTCCATTTCCACTTCAATTTGTTTATTTGAGGCGATCGCCAAATCACGAATCACGCGAGGGAATTTTTGCCAAATCGTACTAATTGGTTGCAGTCGAGTTTTCATCACTCCTTCCTGCAACTGGGTTGTAATTAGGTTCAGGCGCTGGCAAAGATTAACAAAGTTATGATCTTTAAACTTTGTACTAAATTCCATCACCTGGTTACGGGCTAAAACCATTTCACCCACCAGGTTCATCATCTGATCTAGTAAAGCAACACTAACTCTAATATGAGAAGATTCTGAGCCAATTAAGGCTGAAGCTTCTGGTAACTGGCTATTAATCTGTTGTACTTGAGTATTAACAACAGGTAAAGGCGATTGAGAGACTGTTACTTTTTGTTCAGTCTGTTGTAATTGAGTCAAAGTCTCGATTAGTGCAGAATAATCTTTATTGCCCTCACGTTTTGTAGCTTTAATCTCAGACAAAATCTGCCGGATAGTATCTACTGTTTGCAGTAGGGTAGTGACGATTTCAGGAGTTACCGCGAGCTTGCGATCGCCATCAAACGACTGGTTGGTACCATCGCGCAAACTACTCAGCAAAGTCTCTCCTGCATGGGCAAGCGATTCCAGCTTCGGAAACGGTAAAAAGCCACAGTTTCCTTTCAATGTATGGAGTGAGCGATAAATGCGATTTAGCGATTGTTCATGAGTAGATGCTTTTTCTAAATCAATAATATCTTGTTCAATTTGATCTAGATTTTCATAACTTTCAACTAGAAATGCCTCTATATCATCGTCAATTTCTGCTAACTCCATTGCGCTGATAGACTCAAAATATATAGATTTTGCGTTAATACTAACCTGATTTTAGACCGAACAAATGTATCTCTCAAGAAAGATGTTCAGATGACTTAATGCTGAAAAGATAATGTTTATCCTTATGGCAAACACAAATGCAATGTCCTTATTGCCATTCCACCCAAACATTTAAAAATGGTCATCGTAAAGACAGATAATGTTACAAGCGTAAACAATGTAATCGTCAGTTTCTCGAATCTTATCAACCTTGGTGCTACTCAAATGATGTTAAGCAACTTTGTTTAAAAATGCATACTCAAGGCATGAGTTTGCGCGAAATTGAACGAGTAACTGATATTCACCACACCACAATTTTGCATTGGCTTCGCAAGGCAAGCTTGAGCTAGAAAATTATCCAAACACAGTCTGAAAAAAGCTTGATTTTCAGACTTCTTTCTAAATTTATACCCACTTGATGAATGTTTGCGACAGATACTCGATTCCTCCTAGAGCGTGTTTCTCTTTCCCCGGCTGGAGCTTGGGAACCATAATTGAGGCAGAGCCTCTCAGTTTTCATTACCATGCAGAGCATGGTAATGAGAAAGTCCAATTCAGATTTGAAGTCTACCTTTTTTCTAGCGCAGTGGCGCGACAGTGCGGGGATAATGGGGGATGTCTATATGTGCCGTATTCTTTTTTATAACTGATATTAGCATTATAGTTACAGCATCACTACCTTTTTTAAATGCAATTTATGAAATTTAGATGTGATTTAAATTAGAATAAATTTTGACTATTTAAGGAGTAAATTAACTAACTTAAAGTCAATAACTATAAAGTGAAATATCAAAAGGGCAAAGCTGATGGCATTGGTACTGATTATCGATGATGCAGCCTTTTCTCGCCGGATGATCCGTAAGTTTCTGCAAGGCGATGGCTACGAAATTCTAGAAGCAACTAACGGACGCGAGGGATTAGAAATAGTTCACAACCACAAGCCCAATTGCGTGTTAGCGGATTTGTTAATGCCCGATATGAATGGGTTTGAATTCCTTCAAGCTCTCCAAGATGAAGGATTAAAAATTCCCACAATCATTATCTCAGCTGATATCCAAGATGGCTCTCGCACTCAAAGTTATAATTTGGGAGCAGCGAACTTTATTAATAAACCACCGAAAGAAAAAGAATTGCGAGAGGCAGTTCAGCAAGTTATTAATTCCAAGGAATAAAGCTTCTATGAATGTGACAATAGACCAACTAGACGCGCTACAAGAATTAATTAATATTGGTGTCGGTCGAGCAGCAAGTCTACTGAATGAGATGGTAGATTCTCATATTCATCTAGAAATTCCATCGGTGAAAGTATTAACTGCTTTAGATGCTTATCAAGAATTAGTAACACGATTTCATAACGATAGTTTAGCAACAGTAAAGCTAGGTTTTACTGGCTCTTTTTATGGTAATGCTGGCTTAATTTTCCCGACAGAAAGCGCGTCAACATTAGTCGCGCTCTTAACTGGTGAAGAAGTAGGATCACCAGATTTAGATGAAGTTAAAATTGGAACTCTGAGCGAAATTGGTAATATTGTTATCAATGGAGTGATGGGTTCAATCAGCAATGTGCTCAAGCAGCACATGAACTATACTTTGCCAGTTTATTTAGAAGATACGATTGATAACTTATTGTTGTCAGCTCATGCGAGTAACTCTAAGATTTTACTTGCACAAGCACGCTTTACAATTCAACAGTTAGAAATTATCGGAGATATCATTTTAGTCTTCGAGGTAGGTACATTCGATGCATTGATTAATGCTATTAACGAGCAGATGGGAGTACTATGATAAGAAAAGTTCCAGCAAAAATTGCTGTAGAAAAACTAAAAACGGTCTGATGACATGAACGAAATTGAGCAAGTTCAGGAAAAATTCAGCCTTTTAGATCAAATTCCTTTAGGAGCTTTTGTTCTAAATAGCGATCGCACCGTTTTATTCTGGAACTGTAGTTTAGAAGAATGGACGAAAATTCCTAGGACTCAGATTTTAGGAGCCTGTATTGATGATTATTTTCCTCATCTGAATCAACCTCGCTACGCTAGCCGACTGTACCACATTTTTGAAGGTGGCCCTCCTACAATATTTTCTTCTCAACTGCATAAATATGTCATTCCTGTACCGTTATCGTCAGGTAAATATCGTATCCAGCACACAACAGTAACTGCTGTGCCTGCATTGAATAGAGACAGTTTTTATGCTCTTTTCTCAATTCAAGATGTTACTGATTTAACATTGCGAGTCCAGGAATATAAGAACTTACGAGATCAGGCATTAGCTGTAGCGGAAGAACGCCAGCGAGCCAAAGAAGCGGCTGAGACAGCAAATCGCATCAAAGACGAATTTCTGGCGATAGTTTCTCACGAACTTCGTTCCCCTCTCAATCCTATTTTGGGCTGGGCAAAGCTACTGAGAAAACGTTTATTGAACGAAGTAGTTACCGCTCGCGCAATTGAAACTATCGAACGAAATGCAGAACTACAGGTTCAATTGATTGAGGATTTGTTGGATATCTCCCGCATTCTCCGGGGTAAACTAGGGCTGAATTTAGAAATTGTTAATCTTGCTGTGAGTATTGAAGCTGCCCTAGAAACAGTCCGATTGGCAGCAGAAGCAAAATCAATTCAAATAAACCTTTATCTCGATCCAAATGTAGGCAGGGTAAAAGGTGATAGTAGTCGTCTTCAACAAATAGTTTGGAATTTGCTCTCAAATGCCATTAAATTCACACCATCTGGTGGAAAAGTCGAAGTTTATTTAGAACAGATTGATTCTCAGGTACAAATTCGAGTCAAGGACACAGGTAACGGCATTAGTTCCGACTTTTTGCCACACGTATTTGAGTATTTCCGTCAGGCAGATAGTGGCATAACTCGAAGAGCGGGTGGACTAGGATTAGGTTTGGCGATTGTGCGCCAGCTTGTCGAGTTGCATGGTGGTAGAGTTTGGGCAGAAAGTCCAGGAGAAGGACAAGGCTCGACATTTACAGTTTGTCTACCAGTGTATAAACAAAGTCAGAAATT is a genomic window containing:
- a CDS encoding HAMP domain-containing methyl-accepting chemotaxis protein, with protein sequence MATSRTGKTTNSKSSSENNADPLETNDSATPVQLQPLLAAMKAARNGDFTVRLPVENNGLGEIATVFNEWVSLNQSFANEVNRFAAKVGAEGKLGSQAVVKGIGGSWKELLDNLNRMSSQLSKQIQSINEVTLAVAQGNLSKHIEAGNAGEFKQLTNNANQMINNLKSSIRQMAEVATAVASSSEELTAVSKEMTDNAKQTAAQATSASASAEQVNQNTSTVVTAVEEMNASIREIAKTVAQGAKVATEAVKTADRTNETIDKLGQSSVEIGKVIKVITSIAGQTNLLALNATIEAARAGDAGRGFAVVANEVKELAKQTANATEDISQRIEAIQTDTKSAIQAITQITDIINQINDLQSTIASAIEEQTATTNEIARNIAEAAKGTSDIAKNIGFVALNAQSTTTGASNTSQAATELARMAADLQKAVNKFKY
- a CDS encoding chemotaxis protein CheA; the encoded protein is MELAEIDDDIEAFLVESYENLDQIEQDIIDLEKASTHEQSLNRIYRSLHTLKGNCGFLPFPKLESLAHAGETLLSSLRDGTNQSFDGDRKLAVTPEIVTTLLQTVDTIRQILSEIKATKREGNKDYSALIETLTQLQQTEQKVTVSQSPLPVVNTQVQQINSQLPEASALIGSESSHIRVSVALLDQMMNLVGEMVLARNQVMEFSTKFKDHNFVNLCQRLNLITTQLQEGVMKTRLQPISTIWQKFPRVIRDLAIASNKQIEVEMEGEDTELDKSIIEAIKDPLTHLIRNCIDHGIELPAERTACGKSTSGRLLLKAFHESGKVNIEISDDGRGLDPARLKGQAQELGLVSAGQAAAMSELAAMNLIFLPGFSTAKQVTNLSGRGVGMDIVKGNLEKINGSIEIYSQQGQGTTFKIRIPLTLTIIPALIVTSGGDRYAIPQTSLQELVRLEAQALNTIEMLYDVPVYRLRGKVVPLVYLNQQLQIQNNVTNSQTLHLVIVQADNCQFGLVVETIEDIQDIVVKPLGTQLKALSVFAGATILGDGAVALIIDIVGLANHASITVKQKQLSAATAANIQAQTSDRQMILLFQGPQGARMGIPAAIALRLEEIPDSAVERVGDGYVMQSYGKILPLIDLHRVFSDQQHPNDDNFGAIAPTLQIVIVSLHSELIVGLVVDRILDIVEESITIKGTPSRAGVLFCAVIQDQITEILDIETVIRIANPYLLQVAAHG
- a CDS encoding Rieske 2Fe-2S domain-containing protein, whose amino-acid sequence is MSYVTLARVEEISPGQTRMVQVGSCLILLVNDLGEFYALQGLCGHQNLPLTGSKVWQGVLDCPWHHFQYDLRTGENLYPKRIYPLNALPKLREQISSLRTYPVQIVDGKVQVRVPESCELG
- a CDS encoding protein-glutamate O-methyltransferase CheR; translation: MKQATGVSIPDFNYLRQLVQDHSAVVLYADKTYLAELHLQPIAESTGFASITDLIAYLRTQPFSSLHIQVIEALVTNETSFFRDIYPFEALRRFVLPELVKTRAIERSLNIWCAACSNGQEPYSIAMLIREHFPMLASWSVRLIASDFSNKVLARARQGIYNQLEIQRGLPKSLRDRYFEKQECEWQIKDEIRQIVEFHQINLVQPWPSLPNIDVIFLRNALIYFDLATKKHLLKQVKQQLRPDGYLFLGSGETTINLDESFERVQLDKSIYYRLHNKI
- a CDS encoding ferritin-like domain-containing protein — encoded protein: MAKVAQQMVEQSGIDVKELVEKLVRAAAAEFTTYYYYTILRANAIGIEGEGLKEIIEDARLEDRNHFEALVPRIYELGGELPRDIRDFSNVAACPDAYLPERDRGNGNESTSARVGFTSGGTEEAKQAISEVKQGVEQGNIRPMLQVLVEAERCAIRVYTDICNMTFGKDHRTYELSLAILNEEIEHEAWFSEFLGEGPSGHFRRGAPGESPYTSRFLVVPNGHNGK
- a CDS encoding chemotaxis protein CheC, which translates into the protein MNVTIDQLDALQELINIGVGRAASLLNEMVDSHIHLEIPSVKVLTALDAYQELVTRFHNDSLATVKLGFTGSFYGNAGLIFPTESASTLVALLTGEEVGSPDLDEVKIGTLSEIGNIVINGVMGSISNVLKQHMNYTLPVYLEDTIDNLLLSAHASNSKILLAQARFTIQQLEIIGDIILVFEVGTFDALINAINEQMGVL
- a CDS encoding chemotaxis protein CheW; translation: MAKRQFCTFFLGGFYFGIDVQHVQEVIHPQKMTRVPLAPSDICGLINLRGQILTVIDLQQRLEMGNSAINEAQGFNIVVCSNDEIVSLLVDDVGDVLEFPENTFQLPPATLKGRMRQMLAGAYPLKEGFVLVLDTEKILDVNFKSVNREQ
- a CDS encoding pentapeptide repeat-containing protein; the protein is MDAQDLLRRYAVGERDFHTADLRGAQLREVDLSGVVLKKAILCEVDLSGANLVGADLNGVVLQQANLNGTRLNESHLVGADLYKANLTNADLNGVILWRAALEQAILSEANLSRANLDDANLIGANLSKANLRGAKLSKANLSQTNLTEANLCRATLIETKLIVADLRGANLELANLTKANLIEADLSRVNLEGANLSGANLSRVNLSGANLTGANLHRANLIEAKLILTGLRGANLERAELTKANLTEADLSWARLNGVNLSGAYLRRAILTDVDLNSAILRGADLAEAKLDQVEMNNLDLSWVTMPNGAVYF
- a CDS encoding chemotaxis response regulator protein-glutamate methylesterase, which codes for MPKIRVLVVDDAVVVRSRVSKILSGDPELEVVGVAANGSIALAKIPHLNPDVVLLDVEMPQMNGLETLAALRKIYPHLPVIMFSTSTRTGAIATLEALSLGASDYATKPNNLGSTEATNQYIREDLIPKIKVFAAKTTAFPKPTTITDQVFPPVPTRRKQVDIVAIGVSTGGPNALATILPELPVDLPVPILIVQHMPVMFTKLLAERLSAKCQIPVDEAVSGVAIKPGHAWIAPGNFHMVVQQDGTTVRLATHQEPPENSCRPSVDVLLRSVAKVYGAGAIAVILTGMGQDGLHGSQCIREAGGQVLAQDEASSVVWGMPGFVVNAGLADQVVGLEQMAGEIIRRIFSNRVSI
- a CDS encoding response regulator is translated as MALVLIIDDAAFSRRMIRKFLQGDGYEILEATNGREGLEIVHNHKPNCVLADLLMPDMNGFEFLQALQDEGLKIPTIIISADIQDGSRTQSYNLGAANFINKPPKEKELREAVQQVINSKE